DNA sequence from the Acidobacteriota bacterium genome:
GAATCGGCGCCAAACTCAATATGTAAACTCGATTTCTCGATTTCATGGTTTCTCCTTCTTTCCGTCTGCGGTGGCTTGGACATTCCCCCTTTCAAGTTCTCAGGGGGCAACATCGAGGATATTGCGGAGTCAGTTTCCTCGCCGCGCCACGCAATACCTTAGATGAGAATCAAGGCAGGTTGTTTCACTCCCAGCGGCTACGGGAGTTGCCGGGGAGCCGGGTTTCAACGCTCTTCGGCGGCCACGTCCGCGTAGCGGACGCGGGTGTTGACGATGCCGATTTCGACGCGGCGGTTCTTGGCCCGGGCCCGTGGAGAGTTGCCCTTCACCAGCGGGCGCGACTTGCCGAAACCCTTGGTGGTGATGATCTCGGACGGCACTCCGGCCTCCACCAGGTAGTCGCGCACCGTCTCGGCCCGCCGTTCCGAGAGGCGCTGGTTGTAGCTGCTTGAACCGACGTTGTCGGTGTGTCCGTAGACGTAGACGCTGTAACCGGAAGTAGTCAGAAGGACGCCGGCGATTCGGCTCAGGATTTCCCGGTTTCCCGGCCGCAAGGTAGCTTTGTCGAAGTCGAACTTGAGGGCGTCCTCGCCCAGGTTCATGACCAGCCCCAGCGCGTTGCGGCTGGTATCGGCGATGTCTCCCAGCACCTTTTCCAGGCGGCGCAGCTCTTTCTCCCGTTCACGGCGGATCTCTTCAGCCTCGGCGATGGCCTGGTTGCGTTCGAGTTTGGCCTGGGAGGCGTCCTCCTCCGCCTGCTGTGCTCGCGCTTGTGCCGCCT
Encoded proteins:
- a CDS encoding OmpA family protein, whose translation is MNWKHLGWLMSVVLLAALAIMAVLIFNRLSGVERQLAAVSRQVDQALKKAEEAREKADSAQQRALNAEEGARRAAQGRQHAEELQEAAQARAQQAEEDASQAKLERNQAIAEAEEIRREREKELRRLEKVLGDIADTSRNALGLVMNLGEDALKFDFDKATLRPGNREILSRIAGVLLTTSGYSVYVYGHTDNVGSSSYNQRLSERRAETVRDYLVEAGVPSEIITTKGFGKSRPLVKGNSPRARAKNRRVEIGIVNTRVRYADVAAEER